A stretch of the Sphingobacterium thalpophilum genome encodes the following:
- a CDS encoding AAA domain-containing protein has protein sequence MDYFDDLINLLEEEQQYDKIQHETLLLQNNLNERRMLGVTWFPIRITDSELGRGDYLTVSISRANFLEFEHKFRFGMPVSLFSNHAPETDRIDGVTNWVGKDQMRISFRVDELPDWTRRGKLGVDLLFDEHSYRQMFSALQKAKEMAILSDEGIFIRKLIGAEQLSNTNIQEFYHCPSLNASQNRAVQHILDTTDIALLHGPPGTGKTTTLVKAVVALLQNNRQVLVVAPSNTAVDLLTERLDKAGVRVTRIGNPIKVSEHLQELTLDGKIDQHRANTEIRTLRKQVRVYTDMAQKYKRHFGKAEREQRKALYGEAHRIQKDIDHIQDFIVEDILDSSQVITATLIGANQDVIRDRQYDTVVIDEAAQALEPACWIPILKTAKLVLAGDHCQLPPTVKSNTPTASKLHNTLFEKLIKLYPQAICLLDVQYRMNEQIMQYPSAALYGGLLKADDAVAGRTLPQDIEPILFIDTAGAGYEETETDGAISNIGEARFLKAHLKSEIRHWANGDDVGGWPSIGIIAPYRQQVAQLIEIFEQDEELVAYAAILQVQTIDSFQGQEKDIIYISLTRSNFSQQIGFLSDVRRMNVAMTRAKKKLVVIGDSATIGTHPFYKEFIGYAERIGHYHSVWEWDIANL, from the coding sequence ATGGACTATTTCGATGATCTTATTAACCTGCTAGAGGAAGAACAGCAATACGATAAAATTCAGCACGAAACATTACTATTGCAGAATAATCTAAATGAAAGAAGAATGCTTGGGGTCACTTGGTTTCCTATTCGTATAACAGACAGCGAGCTGGGTAGGGGTGACTATTTAACCGTAAGTATAAGTCGGGCGAATTTTTTGGAATTCGAACATAAATTTCGTTTTGGAATGCCTGTTTCATTATTTTCAAACCATGCTCCGGAAACAGATCGGATAGACGGTGTCACAAATTGGGTGGGTAAAGATCAGATGCGAATATCATTTCGTGTGGACGAACTGCCCGACTGGACGCGACGGGGTAAACTCGGAGTGGATCTTTTATTTGATGAGCATTCCTACCGGCAGATGTTTTCTGCTTTACAAAAAGCGAAGGAAATGGCCATCCTGTCGGATGAGGGAATATTCATTAGAAAGCTTATTGGTGCCGAACAGCTTTCGAACACCAATATACAGGAGTTTTATCACTGTCCATCGCTGAACGCCAGCCAAAATAGAGCTGTTCAGCACATTCTGGATACAACGGATATCGCGCTTTTGCATGGGCCGCCCGGAACGGGTAAAACAACCACCTTGGTCAAAGCTGTGGTGGCCTTATTGCAAAACAACAGACAAGTATTGGTTGTCGCACCCAGCAATACAGCTGTGGATTTATTGACTGAACGACTGGACAAGGCAGGTGTAAGAGTGACTCGAATTGGTAACCCGATTAAAGTTTCCGAGCATTTGCAGGAGCTGACGTTGGACGGGAAAATTGACCAACACCGTGCAAATACAGAGATAAGGACGTTGCGAAAGCAGGTCCGAGTATATACAGACATGGCTCAAAAGTATAAACGTCATTTTGGAAAAGCGGAGCGCGAACAGCGCAAAGCGCTGTATGGTGAAGCACATCGGATTCAAAAAGACATCGACCATATACAGGATTTTATTGTGGAAGATATTCTCGACAGTTCCCAAGTAATTACAGCAACACTAATAGGGGCTAATCAGGACGTGATTCGTGACCGTCAATATGATACAGTTGTCATAGATGAGGCTGCACAAGCTCTGGAGCCTGCCTGTTGGATCCCCATCTTAAAAACAGCGAAGCTTGTCCTCGCAGGAGATCACTGTCAGCTGCCGCCAACTGTGAAGTCAAACACACCTACGGCGAGCAAGCTTCATAACACCTTATTTGAAAAGCTTATCAAACTATATCCGCAGGCAATCTGCTTATTGGATGTACAATACCGGATGAACGAGCAGATTATGCAATACCCATCCGCGGCATTGTATGGTGGACTACTAAAGGCGGACGATGCGGTAGCGGGCCGCACTTTACCGCAGGATATAGAGCCTATTTTATTTATTGATACAGCGGGTGCGGGCTATGAAGAAACAGAAACTGACGGTGCAATTAGTAATATCGGCGAAGCCCGTTTTCTCAAGGCACATTTAAAGTCGGAAATACGACATTGGGCCAACGGGGATGATGTGGGCGGATGGCCAAGTATTGGCATTATTGCTCCGTACCGGCAGCAGGTTGCGCAGCTGATAGAAATCTTCGAACAGGACGAAGAGCTGGTTGCTTATGCAGCTATTCTACAGGTACAGACAATCGATAGTTTCCAGGGGCAGGAGAAGGATATCATATACATCAGCTTGACGCGAAGCAATTTTTCACAGCAGATCGGATTTTTATCCGATGTACGGCGAATGAATGTGGCCATGACGCGCGCAAAAAAGAAACTGGTTGTTATTGGCGACAGTGCAACAATCGGGACACATCCTTTTTATAAAGAATTTATCGGCTATGCCGAGCGCATTGGGCACTATCATAGCGTTTGGGAGTGGGATATAGCGAATTTATAA
- a CDS encoding acyl-CoA dehydrogenase family protein — MSNVLEHTNKMQDFDLFIENFKKKLSHLFHVEYDYNKLSLTRGLPPQFLSEIMTMNPLSVAIPQHHGGRGLHVKECLGVLAAASYESLSLSLIFGINIALFLEPFAKYGPPLLQEKIFERFLTNKAMGGLMITEQAYGSDALNMRTSYHQEGNKYILQGEKHWQGLTGAADFWLVTARKKNENGELVRDIDFFVTDNAIQEQKIEVLKKYNSLGLYAIPYGINKIDIEVPEDHRLTPESTGIKLMLDTLHRSRLQFPGMGMGFIKRMLDEAMKHCSTRRVGGIPLNEIDSVKFQLSRLQAAFTICSAMCAHSSSISSIHNDLSAHSMDANSVKALVTDLMHEAAQICVQLSGANGYRLDHVAGRGLVDSRPFQIFEGSNEMLYAQVAEAIAKLMRKNKENNLLSFLKRNSATALAAPFFPTLLDFNFPLQPKQRDLVTLGKIIARVICFQYVLQINNAGFNDTMTEITRQHMSMDLSMLVGQLSSNQHADPLNDYYDNSDWMKFVSSAS, encoded by the coding sequence ATGTCCAACGTATTAGAACACACAAACAAAATGCAGGATTTCGATTTATTTATCGAGAATTTCAAGAAAAAGCTATCCCATCTGTTCCATGTAGAATACGATTATAACAAACTGAGTTTAACGAGAGGCTTACCACCGCAGTTCCTGAGCGAAATCATGACAATGAACCCTCTATCCGTTGCCATACCGCAACATCACGGTGGTAGAGGTTTACACGTTAAGGAATGTTTAGGTGTACTAGCGGCTGCCTCTTATGAATCTCTTTCTCTATCATTAATCTTCGGAATTAATATCGCGCTGTTTCTGGAGCCTTTCGCCAAATACGGCCCTCCCCTGCTTCAGGAGAAGATCTTCGAACGCTTTTTGACAAACAAGGCCATGGGTGGCCTGATGATCACAGAACAGGCTTACGGTAGTGACGCGCTCAATATGCGTACATCATATCATCAAGAAGGCAATAAATATATCCTTCAGGGAGAAAAACATTGGCAGGGCTTAACTGGTGCTGCAGACTTTTGGCTTGTCACAGCGCGAAAGAAAAATGAGAACGGTGAACTTGTGCGTGATATTGACTTCTTCGTAACCGACAATGCCATTCAGGAACAAAAGATTGAGGTACTGAAAAAATACAATAGCCTCGGTCTATATGCCATTCCTTACGGAATCAACAAAATAGATATTGAGGTACCTGAAGATCATCGCCTGACACCGGAAAGCACGGGAATCAAACTAATGCTCGACACCTTGCATAGGAGTAGGCTTCAGTTTCCGGGAATGGGAATGGGTTTTATTAAACGCATGCTGGACGAAGCGATGAAACATTGTTCCACCCGGCGTGTAGGTGGTATTCCCTTGAACGAGATAGACTCCGTCAAGTTTCAGCTATCTCGGTTACAAGCAGCTTTTACCATCTGTTCGGCGATGTGCGCCCACAGCAGCTCGATAAGCTCTATTCACAACGATCTCTCTGCCCACAGCATGGACGCTAACAGTGTTAAAGCTCTGGTCACCGACTTAATGCATGAAGCCGCACAGATCTGCGTACAATTGTCCGGGGCAAACGGTTATCGGTTAGATCATGTTGCAGGCCGTGGGCTGGTCGACAGCAGGCCTTTCCAGATCTTCGAAGGATCCAACGAAATGCTATATGCTCAAGTAGCCGAAGCAATCGCTAAATTAATGCGGAAAAACAAAGAAAACAACTTGCTGTCATTCCTGAAAAGAAATTCCGCTACAGCGCTTGCAGCACCTTTCTTCCCTACTTTACTGGACTTTAATTTTCCCTTACAGCCTAAGCAACGTGACCTGGTCACACTTGGCAAAATCATAGCCCGTGTAATCTGTTTCCAATATGTATTGCAAATCAACAATGCCGGATTTAATGATACAATGACCGAAATCACCCGTCAGCATATGAGCATGGACCTATCCATGCTCGTGGGGCAGTTGTCGAGCAATCAGCATGCTGATCCACTAAACGACTATTACGATAACAGCGATTGGATGAAATTTGTATCTTCTGCCAGTTAA
- a CDS encoding helix-turn-helix domain-containing protein, translated as MDKQVNAGEFVDRFMTGSLEHLRYQQSPIKIFQLSEIAPYIKFPTPPIFLGYNLLVHITEGYFKHKIGAKEYVVQAPAVLISNYGNISTIKSVDKSAAGHCVLINDNAMTSIFREQEILNVFNISPLLNLTSQESTDLHELFNMLYNELLSESPYKELYESLLKSLLLKIIKLSSSYQALNRRQEIAMMFKQLVHKNFKKHKDISFYADKLAVSTNYLNRCVFSVFKKSSKELILEVLIMHSQLLLFESTKSVSDICYELEFSDPSYFSRLFKKIVGVSPSVYRSKSS; from the coding sequence ATGGACAAGCAGGTAAACGCAGGTGAGTTTGTGGATCGGTTTATGACGGGAAGTCTCGAACATCTACGGTATCAGCAATCACCGATCAAAATTTTCCAGCTCAGCGAAATCGCTCCTTACATCAAATTTCCCACTCCACCTATTTTCTTGGGTTACAATCTCCTTGTGCATATCACCGAAGGCTATTTTAAACACAAAATCGGAGCAAAAGAATATGTGGTACAAGCCCCAGCCGTCCTTATTAGCAACTATGGAAATATATCGACCATCAAATCTGTCGATAAATCAGCAGCAGGTCACTGCGTATTAATCAATGATAACGCCATGACTTCCATATTTAGAGAACAGGAAATTCTGAATGTCTTCAATATTTCTCCACTGCTTAATTTAACCAGTCAGGAGAGCACTGATCTACATGAGCTGTTCAACATGCTGTATAATGAATTACTTTCTGAATCACCCTATAAGGAGCTTTATGAAAGCCTACTTAAATCATTGCTCCTAAAAATCATCAAGCTGTCGTCCTCATATCAGGCACTCAATAGACGTCAGGAAATTGCCATGATGTTCAAACAGCTTGTGCACAAAAACTTCAAAAAACACAAAGATATCTCCTTTTACGCGGACAAATTAGCTGTATCGACCAATTATCTGAACAGATGCGTATTTTCTGTATTCAAAAAATCATCTAAAGAGCTAATTCTCGAAGTACTCATTATGCACAGTCAACTACTTCTTTTTGAATCCACTAAAAGTGTTTCGGACATCTGTTACGAACTTGAATTTTCTGATCCGTCCTATTTCTCCCGGCTATTTAAAAAAATTGTTGGTGTTTCACCAAGTGTTTATCGGAGTAAATCGTCCTAA
- a CDS encoding DUF2200 domain-containing protein — protein sequence MDNTRVYRMSFAGVYPHYIQKATKKGRTKEEVDEIIFWLTGYDSNALQQVITDKIDFEHFFNQAPRLNPNASKITGVICGYRIEDIEDPLMQKIRYLDKLVDELAKGKPMDKILRK from the coding sequence ATGGATAATACTAGAGTATACCGTATGTCGTTCGCAGGGGTGTATCCCCACTATATTCAGAAGGCAACAAAAAAGGGACGCACCAAAGAAGAAGTGGATGAGATTATATTTTGGCTGACAGGTTACGATAGCAATGCCCTTCAACAAGTGATAACGGACAAAATCGATTTTGAACACTTTTTCAATCAGGCGCCCAGACTAAATCCCAATGCTTCCAAAATTACTGGTGTAATCTGTGGATATCGCATCGAAGATATTGAAGACCCATTAATGCAAAAAATTCGTTATTTGGACAAATTAGTGGATGAATTGGCTAAAGGTAAGCCAATGGACAAAATTTTAAGAAAATAA
- a CDS encoding HesA/MoeB/ThiF family protein, with protein MNLRYIRNQIHVNDEEQRRIKDFPILIGGCGIGSYIAECLLRMGFENLTIIDGDVVELTNLNRQNYRHEDIGFKKAIALKQRLTSINPDAKITAYTEFIDRSNLYSLDIGHKLAINALDFSSDIPFLFDEHMAYKNIPVVHPYNLGWAGFLTVITPESRNLRSLDKAHQIFEMNVGKFIVDNLKDQGINTEWLEEFLSEYGKIAMDSPPPQLALGLYLLSGMVCHVVFNIATGKRIKTFPESYYLSMFD; from the coding sequence ATGAACTTAAGGTATATTCGTAATCAAATCCATGTAAATGATGAGGAGCAGCGACGTATTAAGGATTTTCCGATACTTATTGGCGGCTGCGGCATAGGTAGCTATATAGCAGAGTGTCTTTTACGCATGGGATTTGAGAACCTAACCATTATAGACGGAGACGTCGTGGAACTGACAAACCTAAACAGACAAAATTATAGACATGAAGATATCGGATTTAAGAAAGCAATCGCATTGAAACAACGTCTGACATCGATAAATCCGGATGCAAAAATAACTGCTTATACCGAATTTATAGACCGCAGTAACCTATATAGTCTTGATATTGGACACAAGTTGGCCATCAATGCACTGGACTTTTCATCGGATATTCCTTTTTTATTTGATGAACATATGGCATATAAAAACATCCCCGTTGTGCATCCCTATAATTTAGGATGGGCAGGATTTCTAACGGTAATAACACCCGAAAGCCGTAATTTGAGGTCATTGGATAAGGCGCATCAGATCTTTGAAATGAATGTGGGAAAATTTATTGTGGACAATCTAAAGGACCAGGGGATTAATACTGAATGGCTGGAAGAGTTCCTCAGCGAATACGGTAAGATAGCGATGGACTCTCCACCGCCCCAACTGGCCTTGGGATTATATTTACTATCCGGAATGGTTTGTCATGTGGTATTCAATATCGCCACAGGCAAACGTATAAAAACTTTTCCAGAGTCTTATTATTTAAGTATGTTTGATTAG
- a CDS encoding response regulator transcription factor, with the protein MKIKIEDFFKPIHVKDNFTKDDYEIVEAFINFAKSLSKLTYQSIYLIDYSKKSFLFVSDNPIFLCGSSPAEVMKEGYRHYVNNVPESDLHLLKKINDVGFDFYGKLKADDRLKYSISYDFHLEQPGSKPLLVNHKLKPLLLDDSSNPWIAVCLVSISSHPTAGNIRFKSDEDGRQFEYDLENDVWVETPRIKLKPREKDILLFSAQGLTMDQIADRLYVSIDTVKFHKKQIFSKLKVKSITEATALAIELSLF; encoded by the coding sequence ATGAAAATAAAAATAGAAGATTTTTTTAAGCCGATACATGTTAAAGACAACTTTACCAAAGATGACTACGAAATAGTGGAAGCCTTTATCAATTTTGCAAAATCTCTAAGCAAACTAACCTATCAGAGCATCTACCTCATTGATTATTCAAAAAAGAGCTTTTTATTCGTTTCTGACAACCCCATCTTTCTCTGTGGAAGTTCTCCAGCGGAAGTTATGAAGGAGGGCTATCGCCATTACGTAAATAATGTGCCGGAAAGTGATTTGCACTTATTGAAGAAAATTAACGATGTCGGCTTTGATTTCTATGGCAAACTTAAAGCTGACGACCGCTTAAAGTACTCGATATCTTACGACTTCCATCTGGAACAGCCCGGCAGCAAACCTCTCCTCGTCAATCACAAACTGAAACCTTTGCTTTTAGACGACAGCTCTAATCCCTGGATCGCTGTCTGTCTGGTTTCTATATCCTCACATCCCACTGCAGGCAATATCAGATTTAAGTCGGATGAGGACGGAAGGCAGTTTGAATACGATCTGGAAAATGATGTATGGGTTGAAACCCCACGTATTAAACTGAAACCACGGGAAAAAGATATCCTGCTGTTTTCTGCGCAAGGACTCACGATGGACCAAATCGCAGATAGGCTCTACGTTTCTATTGATACTGTCAAATTCCATAAAAAACAGATCTTTTCGAAGTTAAAAGTAAAAAGTATCACTGAAGCAACAGCCTTAGCCATTGAACTATCACTTTTCTAA